One window of the Chryseobacterium camelliae genome contains the following:
- a CDS encoding OmpA family protein: MKIFKILAASAMVLGMTSCISKKQYDALSSNYKQCIENVGERQREIQDLKAQNSALTGENNLLKSQHDALKSSLDACLSNTGKSSANIDKLVGEINASNSYIKQLISTNAKNDSLNLALSNKLKRSLDNVSDQDVQVKVLKGVVMISLSDKMLYKTGDYNVMPAAMEVLGKVAKVINDYDKYSVLIEGNTDNAALSSANLPKDNWDLSALRATSVAKILQSQFGVDPSRITAGGRSEYNPKATNMSVTGRAENRRTEIIIMPKLDEFMKLMDITPKK; encoded by the coding sequence ATGAAGATTTTTAAAATTTTAGCAGCTTCTGCAATGGTGTTGGGAATGACATCTTGTATCAGTAAAAAGCAGTATGATGCTTTGAGCAGCAATTACAAGCAGTGTATTGAAAATGTGGGTGAAAGACAACGGGAAATTCAGGACCTTAAAGCACAGAATTCCGCTTTAACCGGGGAAAACAATTTGCTGAAAAGCCAGCACGATGCTTTGAAATCCTCTCTGGATGCCTGTCTTTCGAATACGGGTAAAAGTTCAGCCAATATTGACAAACTTGTGGGAGAGATCAATGCCTCCAACTCGTATATCAAACAGCTGATCTCCACCAATGCTAAAAATGACAGCCTGAACCTTGCCCTGTCAAACAAACTGAAAAGATCCCTTGATAATGTTTCAGATCAGGATGTACAGGTGAAAGTGCTGAAAGGAGTGGTAATGATTTCCCTTTCAGACAAGATGCTGTATAAAACCGGAGATTACAATGTAATGCCTGCAGCCATGGAGGTACTAGGAAAAGTAGCCAAGGTAATCAATGATTACGATAAATATTCCGTACTAATTGAAGGGAACACGGATAATGCAGCATTAAGCTCTGCTAACCTGCCTAAAGACAACTGGGACCTTTCTGCTTTAAGAGCTACATCGGTTGCCAAGATTTTACAGAGCCAGTTCGGGGTTGATCCTTCAAGAATTACTGCCGGCGGACGTTCAGAATACAATCCTAAAGCGACGAACATGAGCGTTACGGGAAGAGCGGAAAACAGAAGAACAGAAATCATCATCATGCCTAAGCTGGATGAATTCATGAAGCTGATGGATATTACGCCTAAGAAATAA
- a CDS encoding 3-deoxy-D-manno-octulosonic acid transferase, with protein sequence MALLYNLFIHLLIFGMKVFSLFNEKTKKGVQGRKESLQKVTSAFRKSDQVIWMHASSLGEYEQGLPVLEQLKQQLPGHKILVTFFSPSGYENVVKKKHIADVICYLPFDKKSLVREFTAQFRTDLFFTVKYDYWYHLLEELKRQNARVYVISALFYEGQSFFTSYGKWMVAQLRKNIDWFFHQTELSWALAKSIGLNRSSVTGDTRFDRVKQLRDRDNHVEHIKEFIGNDKAVVFGSSWQAEEKIAEEVLEGNPYAKIILAPHDLKRVPHLKQIFPEAVVYSMIDGSQSAGFSSRVLIIDSIGLLSRLYSYADIAVVGGGFHDAGLHNILEAATFGVPVLFGNHYKKNPEADDLIAAEGGKAFEKEGQAADFVMFLINNEDALDAMAGSAKQFIDGKPDATRQIIQKILL encoded by the coding sequence ATGGCACTATTATACAACCTATTCATCCATCTGCTCATCTTCGGAATGAAGGTGTTCTCGCTTTTTAATGAAAAAACTAAAAAAGGCGTTCAAGGCAGGAAAGAATCTTTACAGAAAGTAACATCAGCGTTCAGGAAGTCTGATCAGGTCATCTGGATGCATGCTTCAAGCCTGGGGGAATATGAGCAGGGGCTTCCTGTCCTTGAGCAGCTGAAACAGCAGTTGCCGGGGCATAAAATACTGGTTACCTTTTTTTCCCCGTCAGGATATGAAAATGTTGTGAAGAAAAAGCATATCGCAGACGTCATCTGTTACCTTCCGTTTGATAAAAAAAGTCTTGTCAGGGAATTTACAGCACAATTCCGGACCGATCTGTTTTTCACCGTAAAATATGATTACTGGTACCATCTCCTGGAAGAGCTGAAACGTCAGAACGCCAGGGTGTATGTAATTTCGGCACTGTTTTATGAAGGACAGTCTTTCTTTACCTCATATGGCAAATGGATGGTGGCGCAGCTCCGGAAAAATATCGATTGGTTTTTTCATCAGACCGAACTTTCGTGGGCGCTGGCTAAAAGTATCGGACTCAACAGGTCCTCTGTGACGGGAGATACCCGTTTCGACCGGGTAAAGCAGCTGAGGGACCGTGATAATCATGTTGAACATATCAAGGAATTTATCGGGAATGATAAAGCGGTGGTTTTCGGAAGCTCATGGCAGGCGGAGGAAAAAATAGCGGAAGAGGTGCTTGAGGGTAATCCGTATGCTAAAATCATCCTGGCTCCGCATGACCTGAAAAGAGTGCCGCATCTGAAGCAGATCTTTCCCGAAGCCGTTGTATACAGTATGATTGATGGCTCACAATCCGCCGGCTTTTCATCGAGGGTACTTATTATCGACAGTATCGGCCTGTTGTCCAGGCTGTATTCTTATGCGGATATTGCGGTTGTAGGAGGAGGTTTCCATGATGCAGGCCTCCACAATATCCTTGAGGCAGCCACATTCGGGGTCCCGGTACTGTTCGGAAACCATTATAAGAAGAATCCGGAAGCGGATGACCTTATTGCTGCGGAAGGCGGAAAGGCATTTGAGAAGGAAGGCCAGGCCGCCGATTTTGTAATGTTCCTGATCAATAATGAAGACGCGCTTGATGCAATGGCGGGGAGTGCTAAACAATTTATTGACGGCAAGCCGGATGCTACCCGGCAAATCATCCAGAAAATATTACTTTAG
- a CDS encoding O-methyltransferase: MSFFEEKNPEMDRYLETHASSEPEILRRLRRETYHKTTQPHMISGYQQGRLLTIISQMLNPVNVLEIGTFTGYATLCLAAGLSKDGTITTLDINEDLAYLPRKYFSESEYADRIDFRLEDAKEFLKETNQVFDLVFIDADKENYAEYFRLIKHRLKSGSVVLFDNVLWYGKVLEDQPKQKATQVIRELNDLIAKDDDFENLILPLRDGVNFLRRK; the protein is encoded by the coding sequence ATGAGCTTTTTTGAAGAGAAAAATCCGGAAATGGACCGGTACCTCGAAACCCATGCTTCTTCGGAACCCGAAATCCTGAGAAGGCTACGACGCGAGACCTATCATAAAACCACCCAGCCGCATATGATTTCCGGCTATCAGCAGGGAAGGCTCCTGACCATTATTTCCCAAATGCTTAATCCTGTGAACGTATTGGAAATCGGGACCTTTACGGGGTACGCTACCTTATGCCTGGCTGCCGGTCTGTCCAAAGACGGAACAATTACTACTTTGGATATCAATGAAGACCTTGCTTATCTTCCGCGTAAATATTTCTCAGAAAGCGAATATGCAGACCGCATTGATTTCAGGCTTGAGGATGCCAAAGAATTCCTAAAAGAAACAAATCAGGTCTTTGATCTTGTCTTCATTGATGCAGATAAAGAAAACTATGCGGAGTATTTCAGGCTTATTAAGCACCGGTTAAAATCCGGTTCTGTGGTTCTGTTCGACAATGTACTCTGGTACGGGAAAGTGCTCGAAGATCAGCCGAAGCAGAAAGCAACCCAGGTCATCAGGGAGCTTAATGATTTGATTGCAAAAGACGATGATTTTGAAAATCTTATTTTACCTTTGCGGGACGGGGTCAATTTTCTGAGAAGGAAATAA
- a CDS encoding alpha/beta fold hydrolase produces the protein MLNFERKGNGIEVLVLLHGFMENLSVWKDMEPYLSEDFSLLKIDLPGHGQSDILADTHTMEMMAEEVKNVVDQHHLEKIHLLGHSMGGYVSLAFAERYPENLKSLTLFFSSYLADDDEKKEQRIKSYRIIKDAFSHYAKAGIPNLFNPNEKDILEGKIETALETALSTNPLGALACVKGMVERTDKKHIMDSLESKILVLAGKHDQAVKTEAVIKGLPDRTNIKSYVVDCGHNGHWEKPAICAQIINTELLHNLPKKLVL, from the coding sequence ATGCTGAATTTTGAAAGGAAAGGAAACGGAATAGAGGTATTGGTCCTCCTCCACGGATTCATGGAAAACCTCTCAGTATGGAAAGATATGGAGCCTTACCTGTCTGAAGATTTCTCACTTTTAAAAATAGACCTTCCGGGCCACGGGCAGTCGGATATCCTTGCGGATACCCATACAATGGAAATGATGGCAGAAGAGGTGAAAAACGTGGTGGATCAGCACCATCTGGAAAAAATTCATCTTCTGGGGCATTCTATGGGAGGCTATGTTTCCCTTGCCTTTGCAGAACGATATCCGGAGAACTTAAAAAGCCTGACGCTTTTCTTCTCCAGCTACCTGGCTGATGATGATGAAAAGAAAGAACAGCGCATCAAGAGCTACCGCATCATTAAAGATGCATTCAGTCATTATGCAAAAGCAGGAATCCCGAATTTATTCAATCCCAACGAAAAGGACATCCTGGAAGGCAAAATAGAAACAGCCTTGGAAACAGCCTTATCTACGAATCCTCTCGGCGCTTTAGCCTGTGTAAAAGGCATGGTGGAAAGGACGGATAAGAAGCACATTATGGATTCTCTCGAATCTAAGATTTTAGTTTTGGCCGGCAAGCACGACCAGGCTGTAAAAACAGAAGCTGTTATCAAAGGCCTGCCGGACCGTACCAATATCAAATCCTATGTCGTAGACTGCGGGCACAACGGCCATTGGGAAAAGCCTGCAATATGCGCGCAGATCATCAATACAGAGCTGCTCCATAACCTGCCCAAAAAACTGGTCCTCTAA
- a CDS encoding biopolymer transporter ExbD: MAEIIAQEKQGGKQRKKLIRVDMTPMVDLGFLLITFFMFTTNFTKPNVMDLGLPAKDPDSHLKNLPVIKDLNQVTFILGKDNKVFYHQSNKNDLNTTNLKETDFNGIHISKIISEAYDQAPNKDIFTIIIKPTDDASYKNFVDMLDNIAISKKDRYGVTDIKPWEKKVYEDLTK; encoded by the coding sequence ATGGCTGAAATTATTGCACAAGAGAAACAGGGCGGCAAACAGAGAAAAAAACTCATCAGAGTGGATATGACGCCTATGGTGGACCTGGGCTTCTTGCTGATTACCTTTTTTATGTTCACCACCAACTTTACCAAACCAAACGTCATGGACTTGGGATTGCCAGCAAAAGATCCGGATTCCCATCTTAAGAACCTTCCTGTGATCAAGGATCTGAACCAGGTTACCTTTATTTTAGGCAAAGACAATAAAGTTTTTTACCATCAGAGCAATAAGAATGACCTGAATACAACGAATCTTAAAGAAACTGATTTTAACGGGATCCATATTTCAAAGATTATCTCAGAAGCGTATGACCAGGCCCCTAACAAAGATATTTTCACTATTATCATCAAACCTACCGATGATGCCAGTTACAAAAACTTTGTAGATATGCTGGATAATATCGCTATTTCCAAGAAAGACCGGTATGGCGTTACAGACATTAAACCCTGGGAAAAGAAAGTTTACGAAGACTTAACAAAATAA
- a CDS encoding DUF1648 domain-containing protein, with product MKISSILLAINIVMLAFIWIFTAVNYSALPDMIPAHFVFNGTADGESPKKIIWFLPSIATLMFLMLAGISRDPDSPMLNIPERFRNKEKLKLFSCSILLPLMLLFCDTIVETILISRGKLSALSHMTEVLLGILLITICIWLLVMMRKTKPV from the coding sequence ATGAAAATATCCAGTATTTTATTAGCAATTAATATTGTAATGCTTGCTTTTATCTGGATTTTCACGGCAGTAAACTATTCGGCGCTGCCTGATATGATCCCTGCTCACTTTGTATTCAATGGTACCGCAGACGGGGAAAGCCCTAAAAAGATCATCTGGTTTTTGCCTTCCATCGCTACACTGATGTTTCTTATGTTAGCCGGGATTTCAAGGGATCCGGATTCTCCGATGCTTAACATTCCTGAGCGTTTCCGTAATAAGGAAAAGCTGAAACTGTTTTCATGCTCCATATTGCTTCCTTTAATGTTGCTGTTTTGCGATACTATTGTTGAAACCATTTTAATATCCCGGGGGAAGCTCAGTGCACTTAGCCATATGACAGAAGTTTTATTGGGGATTCTATTGATTACGATCTGCATTTGGTTATTGGTGATGATGAGAAAAACGAAGCCTGTTTAA
- a CDS encoding C40 family peptidase: MDKGICMVTVAPVRAENSDKAEIVTEILFGESADILEVNKNWTRIRMHYDGYEGWMDTKQIRPVRDEELARRKVTLITEDFASVMMKDGKTLLSMGSEVEFPAVASRRSHDLRESIALTAREFINVPYLWGGKSFFAVDCSGFTQLVYKIHEVKLPRDTSQQVEVGESLTFVEESQPGDLAFFENAEGKIIHVGIMLENQKIIHASGKVRIDTLDSTGIFNKELNKHTHKLRVIKNVL, translated from the coding sequence ATGGATAAAGGAATTTGTATGGTTACGGTAGCACCGGTGCGTGCGGAAAACTCGGATAAAGCAGAAATCGTCACAGAGATCCTGTTCGGGGAAAGCGCGGATATTCTTGAGGTGAATAAAAACTGGACCAGGATCAGGATGCATTATGACGGGTATGAAGGATGGATGGATACGAAGCAGATCCGTCCGGTACGGGATGAGGAATTGGCCAGAAGAAAGGTCACCCTTATTACGGAAGATTTTGCCTCGGTAATGATGAAAGACGGTAAGACCCTTCTTTCAATGGGTTCCGAAGTGGAATTTCCTGCGGTAGCTTCCCGGAGGAGCCATGATCTTCGTGAAAGTATTGCCTTAACGGCACGGGAATTCATCAATGTGCCTTATCTGTGGGGCGGGAAAAGCTTTTTTGCCGTTGACTGTTCCGGCTTTACGCAGCTGGTCTATAAAATCCATGAGGTTAAATTGCCCAGAGATACTTCCCAGCAGGTAGAAGTCGGGGAATCGCTTACTTTTGTGGAAGAAAGCCAGCCGGGAGACCTTGCCTTTTTTGAAAATGCGGAAGGGAAGATTATCCATGTGGGCATCATGCTGGAAAACCAGAAAATCATCCATGCATCCGGAAAAGTAAGAATCGATACACTGGATTCTACAGGAATCTTCAATAAAGAATTAAACAAGCATACACATAAGCTGAGGGTCATTAAAAACGTATTGTAG
- a CDS encoding protein-disulfide reductase DsbD family protein, which yields MKFKNWFLLILLFLATGINAQIKNPVKFKLTVNDLGNNQYEAVLNATIENGWHIYSKDLPEDTGIPTEYKVSGKNIELVGKFTETGKKHEEFSEAFGGTIVYYSNAAGFKQKFKLKDAAKPGEVVAEIMYQTCDDRVCLAPNTLEFNQKVTPKGAVEETAVAETAPETKDSVATTETVTENPSKTAITVTESSALDPKQLKIQSIDIKNPLTDCGTGSSKINENYWTYLLLGFIGGLIALLTPCVFPMIPLTVSFFTKGNKNKAKGKRDALIYGFFILLIFVLLSVPFHLIDGIAGNVFNEISTNVWLNIAFFIIFIFFAGSFFGYYDITLPSSIANKSSKAEEAGGIIGIFFMALTLVIVSFSCTGPILGSLLGSAITGSANVPMLLTFALAGFGLAWAVIFGLLALFPQALQSLPKSGGWMNTVKVVLGFVELALALKFLSKADLVSKTFFIKRELFIAIWIVIAIGLVIYLFGLIRFPHDDKKPKISLTRKITGLLGIGFVIYLIQGMIPAERPKLQLLSGILPPLNVSYFHDEKDGILGMHPEHDFFTAIDLAKKEGKPILIDFTGYGCENCRKMEEFVWSEPDILPILQNDVVLASLYVDDKEELPENQKTKIDLGDGQMKKVKTIGDRWSLFQTANFNNNSQPHYVLLTPDGKVINTPVSGYMEKDKFKKFLECGVSYFKKNK from the coding sequence ATGAAATTTAAAAACTGGTTTTTATTAATCCTCTTATTCTTAGCTACCGGGATTAATGCACAGATAAAAAATCCTGTAAAATTCAAACTCACGGTCAACGACTTAGGCAATAACCAATACGAAGCGGTCCTGAATGCTACCATTGAAAACGGCTGGCATATTTATTCCAAAGACCTTCCGGAAGATACCGGAATCCCTACGGAATATAAGGTTTCCGGAAAAAATATCGAACTGGTAGGAAAGTTTACGGAGACCGGAAAAAAGCATGAAGAGTTTTCCGAGGCTTTTGGTGGTACGATTGTCTATTACTCCAACGCTGCCGGGTTTAAACAGAAGTTTAAACTTAAAGATGCTGCCAAGCCCGGAGAAGTAGTGGCTGAAATTATGTATCAGACCTGTGACGACCGAGTATGCCTTGCGCCGAATACGCTTGAGTTCAATCAGAAAGTAACACCTAAAGGAGCTGTGGAGGAAACCGCTGTTGCAGAAACAGCACCGGAAACAAAAGATTCTGTTGCAACCACTGAAACCGTTACGGAAAATCCTTCAAAGACGGCTATTACCGTTACGGAAAGTTCAGCACTCGATCCGAAACAGCTGAAAATACAGTCTATCGATATCAAAAATCCACTGACAGACTGCGGTACAGGATCTTCGAAAATCAATGAAAATTACTGGACATACCTTTTATTAGGATTCATCGGCGGGCTGATCGCACTGCTTACGCCATGCGTTTTCCCGATGATCCCTCTTACAGTTTCCTTTTTTACGAAAGGGAATAAAAATAAGGCTAAGGGCAAGCGTGATGCGCTGATCTATGGGTTCTTCATCCTGTTGATCTTTGTATTGCTCAGCGTACCTTTCCACCTGATTGACGGTATTGCAGGGAATGTTTTCAATGAAATCTCCACCAACGTGTGGCTGAATATCGCATTCTTCATCATCTTTATTTTCTTTGCAGGAAGTTTCTTCGGATACTATGATATAACGCTGCCAAGCTCTATTGCCAACAAATCGTCCAAGGCAGAAGAAGCCGGTGGGATCATCGGGATTTTCTTTATGGCTTTAACGCTTGTGATTGTCTCATTCTCCTGTACCGGGCCTATCCTGGGAAGCCTATTAGGAAGCGCAATTACCGGTTCGGCTAATGTACCGATGCTGCTTACTTTTGCACTGGCAGGTTTCGGATTGGCATGGGCAGTGATTTTCGGGCTTCTGGCTTTATTCCCTCAAGCTTTACAGAGCCTTCCGAAATCCGGCGGCTGGATGAATACAGTAAAAGTAGTGTTAGGTTTTGTGGAACTGGCTCTTGCCCTGAAATTCCTTTCTAAAGCAGACCTTGTCTCCAAAACGTTCTTTATTAAGAGAGAGCTTTTCATCGCCATCTGGATTGTGATTGCCATAGGACTGGTGATTTACCTGTTCGGGCTGATCCGGTTTCCGCATGATGATAAAAAACCTAAGATTTCACTGACCAGAAAAATAACAGGACTGCTCGGGATCGGTTTTGTGATCTACCTGATCCAGGGAATGATTCCTGCTGAACGTCCGAAACTGCAGTTGCTGAGCGGAATTTTACCCCCGTTGAATGTCAGCTATTTCCATGATGAAAAAGACGGCATCCTGGGCATGCACCCGGAACACGATTTCTTTACGGCAATTGACCTCGCTAAAAAAGAAGGCAAGCCTATCCTGATCGACTTTACCGGCTATGGCTGTGAAAACTGCCGTAAAATGGAGGAATTTGTATGGAGCGAACCGGATATCCTGCCGATCCTCCAGAATGATGTAGTCCTCGCTTCTTTGTATGTGGATGATAAAGAAGAGCTTCCGGAAAATCAGAAGACCAAGATTGATCTTGGCGACGGGCAAATGAAAAAAGTAAAGACTATAGGAGACCGATGGAGCCTCTTCCAGACGGCTAATTTCAACAACAATTCGCAGCCGCATTATGTACTGCTTACGCCGGACGGAAAAGTAATCAATACTCCGGTTTCAGGATACATGGAAAAAGATAAGTTCAAAAAATTCCTGGAATGCGGTGTGAGCTACTTCAAGAAAAATAAATAA
- a CDS encoding patatin-like phospholipase family protein: MGLFSFKKKKPVIGLTLSGGGMRGIAHIAVLKALEEYNLRPDIISGTSAGSLIAAFYAFGKTPDEMLDIVRKTTFFSRSYLRLSKNGIFSSNFILKLLTEHFPEDNFSILKMPVYVAATEMTHGIVDFFSEGELFAPLLASSSVPFVLPPVRMGTKIYVDGGVLDNLPIEPIMDQCDFLIASHVNSITYDELSNMSLMKEFDRILHLAIAKSVYSKVKHCDIFLDPPKMTQFSLFNKKFIDVMCEEVYAYTCNELEEKGYKRV; encoded by the coding sequence ATGGGTTTGTTTTCCTTTAAAAAAAAGAAACCGGTCATCGGACTTACGCTTTCCGGTGGCGGAATGCGGGGAATTGCCCATATTGCAGTGCTTAAGGCGCTGGAAGAATACAACCTCAGGCCGGATATCATCTCCGGGACCAGCGCAGGCTCTCTGATTGCAGCCTTTTATGCATTTGGAAAAACGCCTGACGAGATGCTTGACATCGTAAGGAAGACCACTTTTTTCTCCCGTTCCTATTTAAGGCTTTCAAAAAACGGGATTTTCAGTTCCAATTTTATTCTTAAACTTCTGACCGAACATTTTCCGGAAGACAATTTCAGCATTTTGAAAATGCCGGTATACGTTGCTGCCACAGAAATGACTCATGGTATTGTAGATTTCTTTTCAGAAGGTGAGCTGTTTGCCCCGCTATTAGCTTCTTCCAGCGTTCCGTTTGTCCTGCCTCCCGTAAGGATGGGTACAAAGATTTATGTAGACGGCGGCGTCCTGGATAACCTTCCAATAGAGCCGATCATGGATCAATGTGATTTCCTGATCGCATCCCACGTTAATTCGATCACCTATGATGAACTGAGCAACATGAGCCTCATGAAAGAGTTCGACAGGATTTTACACCTGGCTATTGCCAAATCTGTCTATTCAAAAGTGAAGCACTGCGATATTTTCCTGGATCCTCCCAAAATGACACAATTCAGCCTGTTCAATAAAAAATTTATTGATGTCATGTGCGAGGAAGTCTATGCATATACCTGTAATGAACTTGAGGAGAAGGGGTATAAAAGAGTCTGA
- a CDS encoding deoxyuridine 5'-triphosphate nucleotidohydrolase, protein MEYSKEFKAALSAFSSIEKDRLIFRLLKKDRLLSKKLYFELIDPETTDDKRDAMEEIVQEKVQLASGYIRNYKYFLSIIRKISAEITEHVKITTDKFGEVSLNLLLVNKVLDYSEDLNSQRFDAVYKLHLYLINKIFRALILIQKLDEDYWMEIDMLLTETESKIHSIPYLEKLCINNGLDFNWLKADQIPDHMDLVVKDIRNQGFLK, encoded by the coding sequence ATGGAATATTCTAAAGAATTCAAAGCTGCTTTAAGCGCATTTTCCAGCATCGAAAAAGACCGCCTCATTTTCAGGCTCCTGAAAAAAGACAGGCTGCTGTCCAAAAAACTCTACTTTGAGCTGATAGATCCTGAAACTACGGATGACAAACGCGACGCCATGGAAGAAATTGTTCAGGAAAAGGTACAGCTGGCTTCCGGATACATCCGGAATTATAAATATTTCCTGAGCATCATCCGAAAAATCAGTGCTGAAATTACGGAACATGTGAAAATTACTACCGATAAATTCGGGGAAGTTTCGCTTAACCTGCTGCTGGTAAATAAGGTTCTGGATTATAGTGAAGACCTTAACAGCCAAAGGTTTGATGCGGTGTATAAACTTCATCTGTACCTCATCAATAAAATATTCCGGGCATTGATTTTAATACAAAAGCTGGATGAAGATTACTGGATGGAAATTGATATGCTGCTGACGGAGACTGAAAGCAAAATCCACAGCATACCTTACCTTGAAAAACTCTGCATCAACAACGGGCTGGACTTCAACTGGCTTAAGGCAGATCAGATTCCGGATCATATGGACCTTGTTGTAAAGGACATCAGAAACCAGGGTTTCCTAAAGTAA
- the tilS gene encoding tRNA lysidine(34) synthetase TilS, which yields MQKEISSFMLEKGNFVQQLGNLVASPSEHTYLLAVSGGADSMVLAHLFKLTGQRFEIAHINYRLRGEDSDLDQKVVQDFCSRSNIRMHLYTVTEKDRKPEHSVQLWAREIRYRFFREIQDRHQLEFLVTAHHLNDQLETFIINLSKAAGIRGLSGIPASANGIIRPLLPFSKEEIYRFARINGIEYREDRSNAKNDYLRNSIRNEIVPKLMTTHDDFLGNFRKSISYLNQAKDFVDEQITAIENLISVFNQDCKILSKEQLSRQSDFVKFEILKKYGFTAEEEIPKIFTAENGSIFFSKEYRLTVYRDELTFTSNYEKQDQRNETVILTENFDFSENRMAINLEDNINTNRETDISFEWDFDAEKLTFPLKLRRQQAGDEFYPSAFSGKKKVSKFFRDEKLSILARQKIWILADGNNTVLGVVPLRQDRRYEGDGNTVKILKIFNKRQHEI from the coding sequence TTGCAGAAAGAAATCAGCAGTTTCATGTTGGAAAAGGGGAATTTTGTACAGCAGCTGGGAAATCTGGTCGCATCACCATCAGAGCACACCTACCTTCTGGCGGTAAGTGGCGGGGCAGATTCCATGGTTTTGGCACACCTGTTTAAACTCACGGGGCAGAGGTTTGAGATCGCTCATATCAACTACAGGCTCCGCGGGGAAGATTCGGACCTGGATCAGAAAGTGGTGCAGGATTTCTGTTCCCGGTCCAACATCCGAATGCATCTCTATACCGTTACAGAAAAGGACCGGAAACCTGAACATTCCGTTCAGCTTTGGGCCAGGGAAATCCGGTATCGTTTTTTCCGGGAAATACAGGACCGGCACCAACTTGAATTCCTGGTTACCGCCCATCACCTGAATGACCAGCTGGAAACATTCATCATCAATCTTTCCAAAGCAGCCGGAATCAGGGGACTCAGCGGCATTCCTGCTTCGGCTAACGGCATCATAAGACCTTTACTTCCCTTTTCAAAAGAAGAGATTTATAGGTTTGCCCGGATCAACGGCATCGAATACAGGGAAGACCGGTCCAATGCTAAAAATGATTATCTGAGAAACAGTATCAGGAATGAAATAGTTCCGAAACTGATGACAACGCATGATGATTTCCTTGGAAATTTCAGGAAAAGCATTTCTTACCTGAACCAGGCTAAGGATTTTGTGGATGAACAGATCACAGCGATAGAAAATCTGATCTCTGTTTTTAACCAAGACTGTAAAATACTATCCAAGGAACAGCTCAGCCGGCAAAGTGATTTCGTAAAATTTGAAATCCTGAAAAAATACGGCTTTACGGCTGAAGAAGAAATACCTAAAATTTTCACTGCTGAAAACGGAAGCATTTTCTTTTCAAAAGAGTATCGGCTTACCGTATACAGGGATGAACTGACCTTTACATCGAATTATGAAAAACAGGATCAGAGAAATGAGACGGTTATCCTGACTGAAAATTTTGACTTTTCTGAAAACCGGATGGCGATTAATCTCGAAGATAATATAAATACCAACAGGGAAACGGATATTTCCTTTGAATGGGATTTTGACGCAGAAAAACTGACGTTTCCCCTGAAGCTGAGAAGGCAGCAGGCCGGTGATGAATTTTACCCATCAGCATTTTCCGGTAAAAAGAAAGTCTCCAAGTTTTTTAGGGACGAAAAATTATCTATTTTAGCGAGGCAAAAAATATGGATCCTGGCCGATGGCAACAATACCGTACTCGGGGTTGTTCCTTTAAGACAGGACAGGCGATATGAAGGTGATGGGAATACCGTTAAGATTCTCAAAATTTTTAACAAGAGACAACATGAAATTTAA